A genomic segment from Pseudomonas sessilinigenes encodes:
- a CDS encoding SDR family oxidoreductase, producing MQTILGASGQIAVELARELSRSHTDDLRLVSRNPSKVNPTDTLLPADLLDAEQAAKAIKGSSIVYFTAGLPPDTQLWERQFPLMLQNALQASRAANARFVYFDNTYMYPQNDRVLTEDAAFEPVGRKGKVRAAMASMVLQEMARGEIPVVIGRAPEFYGPGKTQSITNSLVIDNLKAGKKPRVPVRDDTLRTLIWTPDASRALAGLGNAPDTYGQTWHLPCDDNRLTYRQFVALASELSGRAPSYKVLGKWMLTAAGLVNSQVRELRELLPRYEHDNLFDSTKFKQRFPEFQVTSYRQGLAQVLNE from the coding sequence ATGCAAACCATATTGGGAGCCAGCGGCCAGATCGCCGTGGAACTGGCACGCGAGTTATCCCGTAGCCACACCGATGACCTGCGGCTGGTGAGCCGCAACCCCAGCAAGGTCAACCCCACCGATACCCTGCTGCCGGCGGATCTGCTCGATGCCGAGCAGGCCGCCAAGGCAATCAAGGGCAGCAGCATCGTGTACTTCACCGCCGGCTTGCCGCCGGACACCCAGTTATGGGAAAGGCAGTTCCCGCTGATGCTGCAAAATGCCCTGCAGGCCAGTCGCGCAGCCAACGCCAGGTTTGTCTATTTCGACAACACCTACATGTACCCACAGAACGATCGCGTGCTGACCGAGGACGCGGCGTTCGAGCCGGTTGGACGCAAGGGCAAGGTCCGTGCCGCGATGGCATCGATGGTGTTGCAGGAAATGGCCCGCGGCGAGATTCCCGTGGTCATCGGTCGGGCACCCGAATTCTATGGCCCGGGCAAGACCCAGAGCATCACCAACAGCCTGGTCATCGACAACCTCAAGGCTGGCAAGAAGCCACGCGTACCGGTCCGGGACGACACGCTGCGGACACTGATCTGGACTCCCGATGCCAGCCGCGCACTGGCGGGCCTGGGCAACGCACCGGACACCTATGGGCAGACCTGGCACCTGCCCTGTGACGACAATCGCCTGACCTACCGGCAGTTTGTCGCCCTGGCATCGGAGCTCTCGGGCCGGGCCCCCTCCTACAAGGTGCTGGGTAAATGGATGCTGACAGCGGCCGGCCTGGTGAACAGCCAAGTTCGTGAGCTCCGGGAGCTGCTGCCGCGGTACGAGCACGACAACCTGTTCGACTCCACGAAGTTCAAGCAGCGTTTCCCAGAGTTCCAGGTCACGTCCTATCGCCAGGGGCTGGCACAGGTCCTCAACGAATGA
- a CDS encoding TetR/AcrR family transcriptional regulator, with translation MARTRNEQLHEQRRGQILLAAARVFKEKGFHGARTEDICLGAGMSAGAVFRYFKDKREIIDAIVELETERYITQTRQLLSKEGLHQLADIGVQELVQELLYPGEFDLSLDSWLELARSNEQARIVEVDRQMRKDLSELLAIGQREGWVRQGLSPQGAASLVFSLLSGLWLELNLGLSSDANHAAAALGDFVRTYLFAPEPQ, from the coding sequence ATGGCCCGTACCCGTAACGAACAACTGCATGAACAACGCCGCGGACAGATCCTCCTGGCCGCTGCCCGGGTGTTCAAGGAAAAAGGCTTCCATGGCGCCCGTACCGAGGACATTTGCCTCGGGGCCGGCATGAGTGCTGGAGCCGTGTTTCGCTACTTCAAGGACAAGCGCGAGATCATCGACGCGATCGTCGAGCTGGAGACCGAACGCTACATCACTCAAACCCGGCAGTTGCTCAGCAAGGAGGGCTTGCACCAGTTGGCCGACATCGGCGTACAAGAGCTGGTACAGGAGCTGTTGTACCCCGGCGAATTCGACCTCAGCCTGGACAGTTGGCTGGAGCTGGCGCGCAGTAATGAGCAGGCCCGCATCGTCGAAGTGGACCGGCAGATGCGCAAGGACCTGAGCGAGCTTTTGGCCATTGGCCAGCGCGAGGGCTGGGTCCGCCAGGGCCTTTCTCCCCAGGGGGCTGCAAGCCTGGTGTTTTCCCTGCTCAGTGGCCTGTGGCTGGAGCTGAACCTGGGGCTGAGCAGCGACGCCAATCATGCTGCTGCAGCGCTGGGGGACTTTGTCCGAACCTACCTGTTTGCCCCAGAACCCCAATGA
- a CDS encoding acyl-homoserine-lactone synthase: protein MHMEEHTLSEMSDELKLMLGRFRYEQFVEKLGWRLPAHPHPGLCEWDQYDTEQARYVLAINQRGAIVGCSRLIPSTFPTLLEGVFSQTCSGTPPRDPAVWEMTRFTTNEPQLAMPLFWRSLRIASQAGADSIVGVVNRTMERYYQINGVHYQRLGPPAVHQNEKIIAIQLSAHREHHRHALASATFTRSLPLQEIA, encoded by the coding sequence ATGCACATGGAAGAGCACACGCTGAGCGAGATGAGCGACGAGCTGAAATTGATGCTGGGCCGCTTTCGATACGAACAGTTCGTGGAAAAACTCGGGTGGCGCTTGCCAGCCCATCCCCATCCTGGCCTGTGTGAATGGGACCAATACGATACCGAACAGGCCCGCTACGTCCTGGCCATCAATCAACGGGGAGCCATCGTCGGCTGCTCGCGCCTGATCCCCAGCACCTTCCCTACCCTGCTTGAAGGCGTCTTCAGCCAGACCTGCTCCGGTACGCCACCACGGGATCCGGCTGTCTGGGAAATGACCCGTTTCACCACCAATGAACCTCAGCTGGCGATGCCGTTGTTCTGGAGAAGCCTCAGGATCGCCAGCCAGGCGGGAGCGGACAGCATCGTCGGGGTGGTCAACAGGACCATGGAGCGTTACTACCAGATCAACGGCGTGCATTACCAACGATTGGGCCCGCCCGCCGTGCACCAGAACGAGAAGATCATCGCCATCCAGCTCTCGGCGCACCGCGAGCACCATCGTCACGCCCTCGCATCTGCTACCTTCACCCGTAGCCTTCCACTGCAAGAGATCGCCTGA